TCAGCTCCAGCAGCTGATCGCGGGTCAGCACTTTGCGGGCGTGACGCACCAGCGCGCGCAAAAGGGTATATTCTCCCTGCGTCAGCGGCACCAGCTCACGCTGCGGATTAAACAGCTGGCAGCGGCCATCGTCCAGTTGCCAGCCGCCAAAGCGCCAGCCCGCCTGTTCGGGATCGGGCTGCGCAATCCGTCCGCTGCGACGCAGGGCCGCACGGGCGCGCGCCACCACCACGCGTGGATTAAAGGGTTTAGCGATGTAATCATCTGCCCCCATCTCCAGACCCACCACCATCTCCGCTTCCGAACCCATACCGGTCAGCATAATCACCAGCACTTCCGGTCGCTGCCGCTGAAGCTGCTGCAACACCAGTAATCCGTTGGTATCGGGCAGCATCATATCCAGCATCACCAGCGAGATTTCCGGGTGCTCGCTGAGCATCGATAGCGCCTCACGTCCCTGATGACAGCGGTAGACCGTTAACAGATGTTCACTTAACGCATCCTGCAGGACATCGCAGACAGCAGGATCGTCATCCACCACCAAAATCGCTGGCTTCATGGCGCGGCCTCAATGTTACGAAAGAGTTAATTCTGGAGTCTACACAGGCCAGAAAAGGTTGCTGAAGCAGCGTGCTGAAACGTGACCAGCTTCGCCTGTGAGAGTGCGGAAGCGTGCGCTGGCGCAGAGTTTTTCGGGGTTGCTCTTTTACCGCAGGAAAACGATTGCGCGGGATCGGTGCATTGCACCATAATCGCGCCTCGTTTTGGTTAGGAATCTTCTTAGGCGTGTCCGGCTCTGCCAGGTAATCGATTGCGTCGGTAGATGGCATGGCAATTGCTTTGGGCAGTGGGTAAGGCAGGGATTTCAGGCGGTTCTGGCACGCAGGTATGCAGCGGCCGGTATCCATGTCCCGGAAACAGAATAAATCAGCATGCAAACCCCTTTGGCAAGAGAGACTGATGTCTCCTGTATCGAGAGATGATGATGTTAGAAAAACTATTCAAACTCAAAGCGCATAACACCACGGTTCGTACCGAGATTATCGCCGGGATCACCACCTTCCTGGCGATGGCTTATATTCTGTTTGTGAACCCCAGCATTCTGGGCGCAACCGGCATGGACAAGGGCGCGGTGTTTGTTGCGACCTGTCTGGCGGCGGCGATTGGCTGCGTGCTGATGGGGCTGATTGCCAACTACCCGATTGCGCTGGCTCCGGGCATGGGACTGAACGCCTTCTTCACCTACACCGTCGTGCTGCACATGGGTTACACGTGGCAGGTTGCGTTGGGCGCGGTGTTTCTCTCGGCGGTGATTTTCTTCGCGATGTCGCTGTTTAAGATCCGTGAGTGGATTATTGCCAGTATCCCGCTGCCGCTGCGCGCCGGGATTGGTGCCGGTATCGGTCTGTTCCTGGCGATCATCGCGCTGGAAGGGGCGGGCATCGTGGTCGATAACCCGGCGACGCTGGTGGGCATTGGCGATCTGACTAAACCGGGGCCGCTGCTGGCGATGCTCGGCTTTGTGGTGATCGTGGTACTGGAAGCCCGTCGCGTAACCGGTGCGGTGCTGATTGGTATTCTGCTGGTGACCTTTATCTCGATGGGCATCGGTCTGTCGCCGTTTGCTGGTGTCTTCTCTGCGCCGCCGTCAATTGCACCGACCTTTTTGCAGCTGGATATTGCCGGGGCGTTTAACGTCGGCCTGATCAGCGTGATTTTTGCCTTCCTGTTTGTCGATGTGTTTGATAACACCGGCACACTGCTGGGCGTGACCAAACGTGCCGGTCTGGCGGATGAGCAGGGTAACGTGCCGAAGATGGGCCGTGCGCTGATTGCCGACAGTGCGGCTGCGCTGTTTGGCTCGCTGCTGGGCACCTCGACCACGACCAGTTATGTGGAATCGGCGGCGGGCGTCAGTGCCGGTGGCCGTACCGGACTGACCGCAATTGTGGTGGGTGTGCTGTTCCTGCTGGCGCTGTTCTTCTCGCCGCTGGCTTCCAGCGTCCCGGTTTATGCCACTGCGCCTGCGCTGTTGTTTGTCGCCGTACTGATGGCATCGGGTCTGGCGGATATTGACTGGAAAGATATCACGACTGCCGCGCCGGTCACCGTGACCGCGCTGACCATGCCGCTGACCTATTCCATCGCTAACGGCATCGCGTTTGGTTTCATTACCTGGACGCTGGTGAAGCTGCTGAGCGGTCGTGCGAAAGAGGTGAATGCGGCGCTGGTGATACTGTCGATTCTGTTTGTAATTAAGCTGGGTTGGCTGAGTGCTTAACTGATGCCTGGCGGCAGGGATGCTGCGCTGGCGGCGGGCCTGCACACTGAGCAGGTTACGCCCGCCAGGCGGTGGGGAGTTTGAGGTCGCCTGTGCAGGCGGACGCGTCAAGGGGCGGACGCCCGCCCCTTAACAATCCCGGCGTCCGGCTGCCTGCGCGCCCCGTTTCACGGGGTACCTTCGTCACGCCCTGCGGCCCGCGGACCGTCCGGACGCGCCATCCCTGGCGCGAAACGTCCTTTCGCCGACGTCCTGTCGGCTCATCCTTGCCTCCTGTTGTTCCTCAGCGATTTGGACGCCTCTCTTAAAACCCCTGTCGGTGGGTTTCTTTGCCGGTAGGGTGGATTCCGCCCGCTTAAAGCGAGGAAGAACTGTCTTGTTTCGCTTTGTGGGCGGATGCCTCTCCAGAGGCCCCGGCTGCATGTTCTGTGTTTCTTCTTTTGTACCGGGTAGCTTCTGACTGCTGACTTCAGTCTGACTGGATGGACGCCAGTATAATAATGCCCGGCAATATCAGCACCCCACTGGACTGTTTTATCCGTTTTTACGCGAGCCAGCGGTGAGTCTCACCCATAAAAAAGGCTTCCGGAGGGAGCCAGATAAAGCCGTTGTTCAACATTTAATATATCCCTGGTGAAGGATATAAAAAGTTATCGACCCTCTTTCAGCCCTATTAAGCGCACCCGTTGTAGATTTTATTTGCCGGGCATCACATTTTTATTTGTGTGTGTTTATTTATCAGCCAGCTATGAAAGTGTTCGTCTGCAGACAGGGAGCGCTTTGCGAAGCGGCGCTGTCAGAGAGCTTCCTTATTAAAGAGATGCGACTTAACTGCAATTTATAAAAAAACGATGCCGCGTAAAATGATGGTTTCCCATCATAATCCATAAAATAAAGGTGTAATATTTACGTTATTATTTTATTCGTAAAAAGAATTTTTGATCGTGACTTCCTCTGACCAATCAAATCATGCACTTGCCGCCGTGGATTTTTACCAGCCCTAAAAAATATTTTAACAGCCTGCCTGCTCCTGCTTCATGTCGAAAATGATGTTACTCCTGTACCTGTTGTTACCAGCAAAATTGCCGATAAATTCTGAACGTGAAGCTGAAACTCAAACGTTAGTCTGAAAATAGTTACCTCAGTACGGTTCTGGAAGTTTCCGGATTTTTCTTCTGAGGTTTTCTCTGACAGCGTCACTGCTGAAGCTGAATCAGCGCTGGCGTTTACAACGGCAATAAGAGAGTGCAGGGTAATGGAATGCAGAAAAAATATGAACTCGTGAAAGACATAAAGATACGTACTGACCTGTTACTTTTGCAGCTCAGCGAGGGGACGTATACCTCACTGGATGCATACATTAATAATTTAACTCATATCAGGCTGGCTTATTGTGAATACAATCCCTTCACCACCGATCCTGAGTTTCTCGCGTGGTTACAGCGAAAAGATGCCACCTTTCTGCCTGAAATTGCCCTTACAGGCAGGCTGATAATGGCGCTGCAAAATTTTTTCAGGTTAGCCATCAACGCAACCTAATAAGATGAAAGTAAACAAAGTACTAATCACTCTTTTGATCTGCAGCCGCATCGGTTTGCAATAAGGATTCAAGGAACTTTCTCTGCTGTTCCGTCAAATCGAGTCGCTTTATCTTTTGCACAAGTTCTTCCGGAGGAACGTCACCATAGCCGTCGTTCTTTTTACGATACTGGTCGGTCGCCAGAGCATGATTAAGGACAGAGAACAGCACAATCCAGAACAGCGCACAGAAGATCATCATCAATATCCACACAGTTCTTCGGTTCTTTTTCAAAGCAGGTGCTCCGGTTTTGTATTAATCAGTCAGACTGGTTCTGCTAACCTGAATTTAAAGGGGCGTGTGAATCCAAATCTTTAAGCTGAAGCAGTATGCACGGCTGATTTATCGGAGCAATACAGCCATAGTGGCCTTTTTGATATCTTTTAGTGAAAAATGGAAGGGCAAATATATGAAATTGCATCACCTGCGCTATTTCATTGCTGTAGCAGAAGAAGGACACTTTGGCCGTGCGGCTGAACGCTTAGGAATTGGCCAGCCCCCCTTGAGTTTGCAAATACAGCGTCTGGAAAAGCGGATACAAATAAAATTATTTCATCGCCGTTCCAGAGGAGTTGAACTTACTGAAGGCGGCAAGGTGTTACTCAGGCATGCACGACATATTCTGGCTAATGTTGATGATGCGTTGAATGACGTGCAACGCTTCAGGCGAAGTGAAAGTAACGAAATAAATACAGGCTTTGCAGGAGGAACCTGGTTCAATCCGGATGTGGCCGCTCGTCTCCGCCAGTTTAAAAGTCATCACACTGAACTACTGATGAAGTCCGTTCTGGCGGGGCATGCACCTGACCTGATCAGGAAACTTCTGGAGGGCAATGTGGATGCGGCATTTATTCGTCCGCTTACGGATACGCTGGATGGTATTGAGCTTACACCGGTTGTGCAGGAGCCTTTAGCTGTTGTATTACCTGTAAATCATCGGCTTGCTACGGCAGGCGGCGTTATTTCGCTGGACAGGCTGGCACCTGAAAATTTTGTTCTGTGCGAGAGAAACAACATCGGAAAACTGTCTGATGACCTTATGGCTGCCTGTCATCAGGCGGGATTTACGCCCCTGTGCGAACAGTATGCACTGCAGGTTGAGGCGATCATTCCCATGGTCAGTGCCGGTTTTGGTATTTCAATTGTCCCTGATTCTTTGCGAAACAGTTTACATGGCGGAGTCGTCTTTTTACCGCTTCAAAACCTGAAACTCAATACGGCTGTCTTACTCGCAACCCGACATCGTGATGCCTCGCCAGCTATTCACAAATTCAGGAAGGCGTTTGCGACGGTTTCTGCTGCCACCGGCTAAACCGTTCCGGACGTTATTTGTAAGGTTATTTTATAAATGCGCCTTATTTATTGTCTGCGGCTAAAAGCGTAATAAAAAAATGAACATGTGTTTTCTTTTGCTTTTTTTGTCGGGAGATCACTTCCTGCATATAACAGCCAAAGAGTCTCTCTGAGAAAGATATATGGACTTTTTATGACATAACCAGCAGGTCACAGGATGCAGGGTGTCACGCCGTAATAATTTCCCAGGCCATAAATATAAGATATCTGATTGCTTTAAAGCCATTGCTGGTGCGCTGACAGCGCCCCGGACGTTTGTGATTTAGATAACAATCCTCGCAATGGGTTATTAATCCTGATGTAAGCCTTTTACGTGATAAGTATTTACTGAAGTCAGAAAGAGATATGCCGATATATCACCATCGCCGACCCCTTTAAGGAATTATAATGAAAATCTCCACACGCCTCGGTTCCGGATTTGGCACGTTAATCATCTTCTTTTCCATCTGTATCGTTGTCGCTATTCATTCTCTGTATCAGGCTAAAACCACCCTCGAATCGGTTGTTCAGGGCGACATGAAAAAAACAAAACTCATTAATGAGCTAACCCTGGCGCAGCGCGACATGGCGATAACCGTCAGGAACCTGTCACTCTTTTCTGATCAGGCCCTTATTGAGGCGCAGTCGGAACGCCTGGTGAAACTAAAAGCCAAATTTGCGGCCAGCAGAGATCAGCTGAATAAGATGATTAGCGCGTCGGGTGACAGTGAAGAATTTAAAGCGTTGACGAAAATCACCGACAGCGAGAAGAATGCCCTGGACGCCTTCAGCAATACCGTTCCACTGGCACTCGCAAAAAACAGTGATATCACCGTTAAGTATCTGCTGGAAATCGTCCGGCCTGCGCAGGTTCCGTTGCTTGACGGATTAACCCAAATGACTGAAATCCTGACTCAGCAATCAGAGGCTTCAGTGGCTCAAAACGCGAAAACGACAGAAAGTGCCTGCATCATCCTGCTGACGCTTTTAGCGGCGGCGATTTTGTTTGGCACAGGCACGAGCGTTTACCTGATTCGTAAACTTATGCAGGAACTGGGCGATGAACCTGGTACAGCGCGAAATCTTGCTTATGCCATTACCAACGGGGA
This genomic window from Pantoea sp. Lij88 contains:
- a CDS encoding LysR family transcriptional regulator, with product MKLHHLRYFIAVAEEGHFGRAAERLGIGQPPLSLQIQRLEKRIQIKLFHRRSRGVELTEGGKVLLRHARHILANVDDALNDVQRFRRSESNEINTGFAGGTWFNPDVAARLRQFKSHHTELLMKSVLAGHAPDLIRKLLEGNVDAAFIRPLTDTLDGIELTPVVQEPLAVVLPVNHRLATAGGVISLDRLAPENFVLCERNNIGKLSDDLMAACHQAGFTPLCEQYALQVEAIIPMVSAGFGISIVPDSLRNSLHGGVVFLPLQNLKLNTAVLLATRHRDASPAIHKFRKAFATVSAATG
- a CDS encoding response regulator transcription factor, with the protein product MKPAILVVDDDPAVCDVLQDALSEHLLTVYRCHQGREALSMLSEHPEISLVMLDMMLPDTNGLLVLQQLQRQRPEVLVIMLTGMGSEAEMVVGLEMGADDYIAKPFNPRVVVARARAALRRSGRIAQPDPEQAGWRFGGWQLDDGRCQLFNPQRELVPLTQGEYTLLRALVRHARKVLTRDQLLELTHSESLDVFDRTIDVLIMRLRRKIETNPHQPDLIRTIRGLGYVFSADVMKPETALRASQIA
- a CDS encoding NCS2 family permease; its protein translation is MMLEKLFKLKAHNTTVRTEIIAGITTFLAMAYILFVNPSILGATGMDKGAVFVATCLAAAIGCVLMGLIANYPIALAPGMGLNAFFTYTVVLHMGYTWQVALGAVFLSAVIFFAMSLFKIREWIIASIPLPLRAGIGAGIGLFLAIIALEGAGIVVDNPATLVGIGDLTKPGPLLAMLGFVVIVVLEARRVTGAVLIGILLVTFISMGIGLSPFAGVFSAPPSIAPTFLQLDIAGAFNVGLISVIFAFLFVDVFDNTGTLLGVTKRAGLADEQGNVPKMGRALIADSAAALFGSLLGTSTTTSYVESAAGVSAGGRTGLTAIVVGVLFLLALFFSPLASSVPVYATAPALLFVAVLMASGLADIDWKDITTAAPVTVTALTMPLTYSIANGIAFGFITWTLVKLLSGRAKEVNAALVILSILFVIKLGWLSA